One window of the Takifugu rubripes chromosome 13, fTakRub1.2, whole genome shotgun sequence genome contains the following:
- the fsd2 gene encoding fibronectin type III and SPRY domain-containing protein 2, whose product MDLYEIRGGRLGVITEEAEQQELQTDLSSMQSHKDKVSNRRGRAALQKSLPLEQGKQSSPSPTGADDKCDAFREEGIECETDRVRNQLQEKVEGMESFVGHLEEIFLTVEENFGRREQHLEQHYNDVLQTLSQRYDKRSTRLEEEKKGKLEALYTQLLVCGQAMDASKELIETAQEIYRCQDKRLFLKTVMPTIKRIEAFAKEKVDLTVATRPEFDTPLADLTDVKAMMDSINVIPAPSAPVINPQIPNSATQTSLRVCWSLFSDDTVEYYELYYRPVLEDVPADGTQVPEVSKVNVKETHCTVTDLLPNAQYELWVTATNTTGISPASEKALYMTVPSPPVIKQRECTSCTEAAFISWDSGNTNPVDSYTVELSELSAAGTYSDATESIVGVPTCQCVVQLQKGSRYLISVRAVNIGGSSDRSDVLTVSTTGTFFHLLEDTAHPCLSISEDGFTVFYGDEELPISAMASDENAFTRCVAVLGDLIPVRGRHYWEVEVDDDTEFRIGVAYEDTERNSYLGANSTSWCMRHIVTPSRHKYEFLHNGWSPDLRITVNPVRIGVALDYQKGTLSFFNVDLKQHLHTFHYRFQNYVHPCFGFDSPGALTVHNAIEAPEYAFI is encoded by the exons ATGGACCTGTACGAGATCAGGGGAGGAAGACTGGGTGTGATCACAGAGGAAGCTGAGCAACAGGAGTTACAAACAGATTTATCCAGCATGCAGTCCCACAAAGACAAGGTTTCAAACAGAAGAGGACGAGCTGCCCTCCAGAAATCTCTTCCATTAGAACAGGGCAAGCAAAGCTCTCCTTCCCCAACAGGGGCAGATgacaaatgtgatgcatttAGGGAAGAAGGGATTGAG TGTGAGACCGACAGAGTCAGAAACCAACTGCAAGAGAAGGTTGAAGGGATGGAAAGTTTTGTTGGTCACCTGGAAGAAATCTTTCTTACCGTAGAG GAGAACTTTGGCCGTCGTGAACAGCACCTGGAGCAGCACTACAACGACGTGCTGCAGACGCTATCCCAGCGATACGACAAACGGTCCaccagactggaggaggaaaagaagggtAAGCTGGAGGCTCTGTACACTCAGCTGCTGGTCTGTGGTCAAGCGATGGATGCCTCCAAGGAGCTCATCGAGACAGCCCAGGAGATCTACCGCTGTCAAGACAAGAGGCTTTTCCTGAAG ACTGTCATGCCCACCATTAAAAG AATCGAAGCGTTTGCTAAGGAGAAAGTGGATCTCACAGTAGCTACACGTCCCGAGTTCGACACTCCTCTGGCGGACCTGACCGATGTCAAAGCAATGATGGATTCGATCAATGTTATTCCAG CACCATCTGCCCCAGTAATCAACCCTCAGATACCCAACTCTGCCACCCAGACGTCCCTGCGTGTGTGCTGGAGCCTGTTCTCAGACGACACGGTGGAATACTATGAGCTTTACTACAGACCGGTGCTGGAGGACGTGCCAGCCGACGGCACCCAGGTGCCAGAAG TAAGCAAGGTGAACGTGAAGGAGACTCACTGCACTGTGACAGATCTGTTGCCTAATGCTCAGTATGAACTGTGGGTGACAGCGACCAACACCACAGGCATCAGTCCAGCCAGCGAGAAGGCCTTATATATGACAG TGCCGTCACCTCCGGTGATCAAACAGAGGGAGTGTACGAGCTGTACGGAGGCTGCTTTCATCAGCTGGGATTCAGGAAACACCAACCCTGTTGACTCTTACACAGTGGAGCTGAGTGAGCTAAGTGCCGCTGGCACATACAGCGATGCGACAGA ATCTATAGTAGGTGTGCCCACTTGTCAGTGTGTAGTCCAGCTGCAGAAGGGAAGCCGTTACCTCATCTCCGTGCGAGCTGTGAACATTGGTGGGTCGAGCGACAGGAGTGACGTTCTGACTGTGTCCACCACAG GCACATTCTTCCATCTCCTGGAGGACACGGCCCATCCGTGCCTGTCCATCTCTGAAGACGGCTTCACTGTATTTTATGGAGACGAGGAGCTCCCAATCAGTGCCATGGCCTCGGACGAGAACGCCTTCACTAG GTGTGTAGCTGTTTTAGGCGACCTGATCCCAGTTAGAGGGAGACACTACTGGGAAGTCGAGGTGGATGATGACACGGAATTTAGGATTGGAGTTGCATATGAGGACACGGAGAGAAACTCGTACCTTGGAGCCAACAGTACTTCCTGGTGTATGAGACACATTGTCACTCCCtccag GCATAAATATGAGTTCCTCCATAATGGTTGGAGTCCGGACCTGAGAATCACAGTGAACCCAGTGCGGATAGGAGTGGCACTGGATTACCAGAAGGGGACTCTCTCCTTCTTCAATGTGGATCTGAAACAGCACCTGCACACCTTCCACTATCGCTTCCAGAATTATGTCCACCCCTGCTTTGGTTTCGACAGCCCAGGAGCTCTTACTGTGCACAACGCCATAGAGGCCCCTGAATACGCATTCATCTGA